GATTTTGTGTTTGGGATTAGTTACAATGGCAAAACCAAGAAAAGGCGATAAAGAGGGAAGGGTCAAAGAACCGTTTACAGGATATTAGTGATATTATGTATTTAATGGCGGAAATTTTAATTAATGTAATCATAGCATTTCTTGGAGGAAGTCTTTTATTGGGATTACATAGGAAAATCATGGCTCGTGTTCAAAGAAGGCCTGGACCTCCAATCATTCAAAATTTATTGCACTCTTTGAAGTTTTTCTTTAAAGAAACAGACACTCCGAAAACAGCGGCCATGCCATTCTATATGGGGATCATATTCATATTGGCTGTTGTATGGGTTATTGGGGTTATTGCAGGGCCAGTAACTGAAAATTCACTTTTGATTCTATTTGGTGTTTATGCGGTTTATAAAATTGTAGAGCATAATGCAGGATCAAGTTCAGGTTCTCCTTACGGTAAAATGAGTTGTGTAAGGGCTGTTTTGTCAGCAGCAACCGAGCTTCCTTTATTTGGAGCTATCGTTCTAGTTTATGCTAAAACAGGCACAATGAACATTGCAAAGATTATTGGCTATCAGTCTGTTCATGGGCCATTGGTAGCAGTAATACCTCTTGCTGCATTAATGTTTTTCACTTTATTGTTAACAAAGTCACCTTATTCTCCTTTTGCCATTACTAAAGGGAAAGATTTGGTTACTGGGTATGAAACAGAACATTTTGGTGTATTGAGAGGATTTTTAATGTTTTCAGAATCTGTTGCATGGTTTGTTTTGTGCTGGTTGTTCTTAACCGTATTCTTCGGACCGATTTCAATATTGTGGTTGGTTGTTGGTTTGGTTTTAATTTCAGTCATTACTGGATTTATAAATGCTACAACTCCTATGTTAAGTCCGAATCATGCTGTGATGGCTCAGATTACAATTTGTTTCGTGTGTTTTGTTGGAACAATTATAATGATGATTATATAAGGTGATGGTGAAGATGAATAAAGATAATGCAATTGTATATTTCTGTTCCTTGGTTGCTTTGGGAATCATTTTTATTGGATTTACAGTAAGCTATTTCCAAAGAATGGTGGCCCTTCCTATAATGGCAATTGGAATAATTTTATTTGCTTTAGTGATGGTTGTAAACAGGGGACATTGGGCACATCATCTTGAGAATTTGGAGAAAGTATTTTTCTTTATTACAATAGCGGTAATTTGCATATTGTTTATAATGCATTTTAAACCATTCTAAGGAGATTATTGGATGATTGATTATTTGATTTACTTATTAACATTTGTCATAGGTTCCATTGCTGGACTGTTATGGAGTTATAAGATTCATTCAGAACCTTATGTTATTATGGGTATTGATACAAAATCACTTGTTGTTGCTGTAATAGGTTGGATTTTGGTTCTTAATGCTTATTTCTCATGGATATTGTTGGCTATCGGATTCTTCTTAGTAGGTTTCGTACTTTGTGAAAGGCCAGGATATGGTAGAAAAGAAACAGTGATTGGAATTGTGGTTGGAGGAGTGATTTATTTAATATGTCACTTAATTCTAATGGTGTGATTAATATGAATGATGAAGAACGTTTGATATTAATGAAACAAAGAATTATTCAAAGTTTCAGATGGCATAAAGATATAATTGTTCCAATAGCGGATGAATTTGGAATAACTGAAGAGGAAATGGCAGATATCTTTATGAATGCCTTGGATATGTCTTCTCTTGAATCACTGCATTCAACATTGGATTCTGCTGAATATATTGCTCTTAAAGGACAGATTTATATTGATTTAAGATTATGTTGGTTATCCAGAACTTTGGAATTAGTTACACCTGAACAAGCGGAGGATATTCAGATAAGATTGGCCGATGCTGTTTATGATCATGGAAAACCTTATGAAGATGCATTGGAAGAAGGTAGAGCAGAAATTTTGGAAATCTTAAGAAATACTAGTATTAAAGAGGAGTGAATACAATGTTAAATACTATTAAGGATATTGTAAGAAAAAGCTCAATTCATGTTTGTATTGTAAATTGTGGGGGATGTAATGGTTGTGATGTGGAATTAGTTGCATTATTATCTCCAAGATACGATTTAGAGCAATATGGTATTTATGTTCACAACAATCCTCGTGAAGCTGATGTTCTATTGCTTACTGGAGCAGTTACAGAGCAATGGGTAACTGACCTTAAAAGAATTTATGATAAAGCACCTGAACCAAAGATTGTTGTGGCAGTTGGTAATTGCCCTATTTCTGGGGATGTATTTAATCAGGAAGGTGGGAAAGTTCATGCTCCTGCATCAAATTTCATACCTGTGGATGCATCTATTCCAGGTTGTCCGCCACGTCCAAGCGAGATTTTAGAAGCTATTCTTGCTGTTGGACCAGATGCTATAGCTCAACGTGGGAGGGAAGATGGATGATATTACCTATTGGACCAATTCATCCAGGTTTAAAAGAACCTTTAAGGCTTAAACTTCAAACTGAAGGTGAAAGGGTCATTAAAGCTGAAATTGAATATGGTTATGTTCATAGAGGAATTGAGAAAATAATTGAAGGTAAAAATTGGCAAAAAGCTATTTATTTATGTGAAAGGGTATGCGGTATCTGTTCTTATGAACACACTCAGACTTTCGCAGAATCAATTGAAAGGATTTCAGGAGTGCAGGCACCGTTAAGAGCTCAATTTTTAAGAGTAATTACCAACGAACTTGATAGGATTCAAAGTCATTTGCTTGCTAATTCAACATTTTTCAAGTGTCTCGATCATGAAACATTATTCATGCAAGTTCTGGACATGAGAGAATACATTATGGATTCTATTGAATTGCTAACTGGAAATAGGGTTAATATGGGTTGGAATGTAGTTGGTGGAGTTAAAATGGATGCCGATGAAAGATTTTTCAATCCTATTCTCGAAAATCTTAAAATTGTTGAAAAACAATTGCCTCTTACTCGTGAATTATATGCAGAAGGGCCTGTTGTGGCTTTAAGGTCAAAAGATGTAGGAAAAATGACCAAAAAAGAAGCTATTAAAGGAAGAGCAGTAGGGCCTATTGGAAGAGGATCAGGAATAAAATACGATTTTAGAGAAGAGCATTACACTTACAAGGACCATTTCGATTTCAAACCGATCTGGAGAAAGGAAGGAGACAATTATGCAAGAACTTTAAACAGGTTTGATGAAATTCCAGAATCCATTAGCTTAATAAGGCAAGCTATTGACAACATGCCTAAAGGAGATATAAGAACTCCTGTAGATATTAAAACAGGATTCGTAACTCATAAAAATGAGGCTCCTCGTGGTGAAGTTACCTATATGGTTGAAACTAACGGTAATCTAATAAAAAATATTTCCATAAGGACTCCTAGTATTTCCAACATCGATGCTTGCGCTAAATATATGTTGAAAGATGTGGCAACCATTGCTGATGCTGTTGCAACTTATGCTTCTAGTGATCCATGCATTGCATGTGCTGAAAGGGTAGCTATTACTAATGAACATAATCAGACAGTTAAAAAAGACTTATTTGAGGTAATTTAAATGTCTTCTCTAATTTGGTACATTTATGATTTTGCAAGAAAGGCATGGGTGGATAAGTTTTCCAATGCATACACTCGTCAAAATATTATGGATAAACCTCAAAGGTTCAGAGATTTTCCAAAGGTTAATAAGGAGTACTGTATAGCTTGTGGTGCATGTACTGCTTCATGTCCGTCTCCTCATGCAATTATCCTTGTCAGGGATGAAGACGGCGAAGAAGGACAAGGACTTACCTATCCTGTCATTAATAATGGGGCATGCATTCGTTGTGGTTTTTGTGCTGAAGTTTGTCCAACCGATCCTAAAACATTGGAATGTGGTGAAAATCATCTTATTAAGCCGGAATTCAACATAATTCCTTCCAAAAGACAGTACATAGTTGATGATTATCTTTGCATTAGATGTAAAAAATGTATGAAAACATGTCCTGTTAATGCAATATCTGTTGTGGATGACAGAATTGTAGTGGATCAACTTAAATGTATTCATTGTAATGAATGTGTTGATGTTTGTCCTGTGGAAGGTGCAATGAAAGCAGTAATTGTGGATAATTTGCAAGATCAAAAAGATTTAATTGCTCTTGTTGTGACTTTCTTGGAGAACTTTATTGAATCCAAAACTGATGATTTAAGAAGCCTTAAAAAGGATTCATTATTGCAATATGAAGTTCCAATCACTGAAATTTGGGATCAGGCACTGGAGATAATTCCTGATGGTGAAATTGCTATGGAAATTATTAGGAAAGCAGTTAATAGAATGAAAATAAGGATTATTGATTGGGATTCTGAAAAATGTAAAAAATGTCAATTATGTATTCCTGAATGTCCTACTGATGCAATTAGTTTCGATGAAGAAAATGATATTGTTGTTAGGGACTCTGAAAAATGTTTAAGATGTAGTATTTGTTATCAGACCTGTCCTTTTTCAGTTATTAAGTATTTCCTGGCTAAATTTGCACTTGAACAGAATGAAGATGGTGATGAAGTAATTTACGTTAGTGTAAGAAATTCTAATTTATCTAATGATATTGTGGTGGACTGATATTAATGATTGATAGTTATACAAAGACTCCAAGACCAATTAGGGATGTGGATATTGAATATTCAATAGATCAAAGTAAATGTGATATTTGCGTAGACAAGCCATGTCTTGCCTCTTGTCCTATTGAAGCGATATTGCTTGATCCTGTTGATGGCCATACTAAAATCAACAGTACATGTTTTGGTTGTGTATTATGTCGTAATGCATGTCCTTATGATGCAATTACAATTCATAAGCATATGGCTCCACCAATCAAAGAAAACGTTCCAAACATTAATTCTAAATTATGTAAGGCTTGTGGGGCATGTGTGCAGGCTTGTAAAACTGGTGCTATTCATATTAATGCCACAGGCTCTGGAGAAGCCCACAGTGAAATAGATCCTGAAAAGTGTATTCGTTGTGGATATTGCTTCAGGGTATGTCCTACAGATGCAATCAAGTATGGTGAGCTAATTCCAAAAACTGTAAAGGGTGGAAAAGCTATTGTTATTCGTGAAAATGATTGTATTGGGTGCATGACATGTACTCGTGTTTGTCCATCCATGGGAGCAATCGAGGTTAGTAAAACAAGCAGATTGCCTTATATCAATCCATCTTATTGTGCTAGATGTGAGGAATGTATGCATTCCTGTCCTTCTGGAGCTATTAAATACTCTTCACGTAAAAGGGCTTTTTCAACTTATGCTGACATTAAATACTTTGATATTGTTTCTGAAATTGTTAATAAAGACATGAAAAAGCTTTCTTTCAATATTGTGGGCCTTAATGATGTTTTATCAAACATTGCAAATAATTTGATGTTGCAGTTTGATGATGAGCCTGCTGTGGAATATAGGGAAGTGGAAGTTTCTAAAATATTGATAGAAAAAGAATTGGGATTGGTTCTTGATAGCAGTATTGAAGTGGATAAATTTGGAAATATTCTTGACAGCAAGCTTGTTAAAAGACATATTGATGTCATGGCTTCAAAATGTATTGCATGTGGTGAATGTTTAAATGTCTGTCCTGTATCTGCAATTAGGTTAAACCCTCCAAATCCTATTGAAATTCAGGACAACTGTGTTTACTGTGGTTTATGTGCAGATATTTGTAAATTTGATGCTATTAAGGTTTATGATGACTATTATTACAGCAAAGACGATAATCTCTACTTTGCCCGTCGTTATGTTGACGGAAAAAGGAAAGGCAATTTCTCATTGTCTGATTGCAAATGCCAAGTCTGTACAATCTGTGTTAAAAATTGTCCAACTGCTACACTTTCCTGCGAGGATGAAAAAATCCTCTTTGATGAACCTAAGTGTATTTATTGTAGGGAATGTGAACAGATATGTCCTGTGGACGCCATTGTTATAAAGTTTGATGAAGAATAAGTTGGAGTTGTAAAATTGAAAGCAAAATCTTACATCACAGATTGTGAAGGGCCATTGTCTTTAAATGATAATGCCTATGAATTGGCAGACCATTTTATTGAAGATGGGGGAGAATTGTTTAAAACTCTTAGCTTATATGATGATTATTTGGTTGATGTTGTTAAGAAGGAGGATTACAAGGCAGGCAATACATTAAAGCTTATACTTCCATTTTTCTTAAATGAGGGCATTACTAATGATGATATGGTTGAATTTTCCCGAAACAACATTTTTATCTTGAAGGATTCTGAAGATTTAATTAATCACATTAAAAATACAATGAATCATTATATAGTTAGTACTAGCTATGGTCAATATATTGAAGCACTCTCTCAATATATGGACTTTCCATTTGAAAATACATTTTTCACAGATGTAGATATGGATATGACCATTACAAATAATGAAAAGGAATCGATTAATAATTTCAAAAAACAGATTCTTGAAAACCCCGAAAACTACGAATTGTTTGATAAAATATTCTTTGAAGAAATTCCGAAGATGGGCTTCTACAACTCAATAAAGGATATCGAAGTTGTTGGAGGGGAAGGTAAAAAAATAGCTATTGAAAGAATAATCGAAGACGAAAACATAGACCAGAACAATATCTTCTACATTGGAGACAGCATCACTGATGTCGAACCATTGGAATTTGCAAAAGACCATGGTGGAATCAGCGTTTCATTTAATGGAAACAAGTATTCACTTAAGGCGGCGGAAATCGCTATCGTATCTCCATCTGCAGCTGCAAGTCTTCTGATTGCAGATTTGTATAATAGAAACGATAAGGATGCTGTTTTAAAGTTCATTGGGGAATATAACCAGTCAGAAAATATTGAAGAATTGTTAAATAGATATAATATTGATGATTCGGTAAAAAGCAAATTTTTAAATACTTTTTCAAATAAAACTTATCCGCTTATTAAAATTATAACTGATGATAATTTTGATGAAATTTTAGATATAAGTAGTGAAATGCGAAATACAATTCGCGGACAAAATATAGGAGAATTAGGATAAAGAGGTAATAATATGGATTATAGTCACGTGGAAGACACTTATTTCGAAGCTTTTGAAGGAAAATATGTAAGGGCATTAATAACTGCTCCAAATATGGAAATTTTAAAAAAGGCAGCTTATGATTCAACTGCAACTCCAAGTGCGGTAATTGGTAGAGTTGAAGGTGGAGTTGAAGGGTTTTTACCGAAAAGTGAAACTCCTGACGGCCGTTATGGTGCAGTAGTGCAATACTGGCTCGGTGGAGATGATGTGGATAAATTCGCATTTGAATTATCTTATAGATTAAGGCAGGATATTCTTGTAAAACCGTTCACACGTGTTTTTGATTATGCCGATAAGGTTTCTGACGAATATATTGAAATGATGGATATTGTGGGCCACTGTGGAGATGGCTACGAATGGATTATTGAAAAATACAATAGGAGAATGATTAACGTTCCGATTGCAGTTCCTGACTTCCAAATCGAAGAGAAATTCACATTGAATGATGGGATTATGGGCGCTAACTTCTGGTATTTGTGTTCAACACAGGAAGCGGTTTTAAGAGCAGGTAAAAAGGCTCTTGATGCGATAATGGCTGTGGAAGGAGCTACAACTCCATTTGACGTATGTTCTGCAGCTTCAAAACCGGAGACTAATTTCCCGGAAATCGGACCAACCACAAACCATGTTTACTGTCCGTCATTGAAGGATAGACTTGGAGAGGAGTCCAAGGTGCCTAATGATATTAATTACATCCCTGAAATCGTAATTAACGCAACTGACGAAAAGGCAATGAAAGAAGCTGTAAAGGCAGGTATTGATGCTGTTTTAGAATTTGAAGGCGTCCTTGCAGTATCTGCAGGTAATTATGACGGTAAACTTGGAGATAAAATTTATAATTTACTTGATTTGTTAAAATAGGTTTAATAATATGAGAATTCTAGATAACGATATTGATGTGGATGTAATAGGCTTCGGTGCTTTAAACGTTGATAAGCTTTTCAGCGTTGAAAATATTGCATGCAAGGATCAGGAAAGTTTTGTAAAATCACAAAAAGACACACCTGGCGGCTCTGCAGCTAACACCATAATAGGCCTTTCCAGATTGAACAGGAAAACATCCATCATCGGTAAAATAGCTGAAGATGATGAAGGTGAAGTTATTGAGCTTAATTTAGCTTTCAATGGTGTTTATACAAATAATTTAATTTACTCATCAGAAGGCAGTACAGGTAAGGTATTGGGTTTTGTTGACAGTGAAGGAAATCGTGCACTTTATGTTGATGCCGGTGTAAATGATGAGATAAAAATAGCCGAAATAAATCCGAGAAATGTCAATGTTTCCAAGATAATGCATTATACTTCATTTGTGGGGGACAGCTTTAAAACTCAAATAGAGCTTTTGGATGATTTAAAGGAGGACATGATTTTAAGCTTTGACCCTGGAATGATCTATGTTGAAAAGGGTTTGGAAGCACTAAAACCAATATTGGAAAGGACCAATATCCTTTTGATTAACGAATCCGAATTAAGAATTCTTTACGATGATTTAGAGGAATCATCCATAGAGGAACTGGCTAAAAAGGTTTTGGATTCTGGAATAGAAACCGTTGTTGTTAAAAAAGGAAGCGAAGGAGTGTATGCAACCACTTACACTGAAAAATGCGATGTTCCTGCCTTTAAAAGCAAGGTTGTAGACACCACTGGTGCAGGAGACAGTTTCAACAGCGGATTTTTATATGGCCAGTTAAACGGATTCAATTTGGAGCAGTCTTGCATATTGGGTAACTTTACAGCAAGCAAGGCTATTGAAGCTATTGGAATGGAAAATTTCCCTACTGAAGAGGATTTAAAAAAATTGATTAACAGTTGGTAATATTATGGACATATCTTTTGATAAAAAAATAAAAAGTTTAGAACATAGCGTTTATTTGAAATCTGTTGATTTGGAAGACAATAACGATGATTTTAAATTTGAATTGGGGGATTTCCAATCTGAAGTGGAATTGATAGCTATTGGTTCTGATTGTGTTAGATGCAATCTATGTGTTGAGGTATGTCCGGTTGATGCAATCGATGAGGCCAATCTTTTTAAAATAGCTGAGATACGACAGGATGACTGCGTTAAATGTGAAATCTGTGTTCAAACATGTCCAATCACATGTATTAAAATCATTAAGAACCTTGTTGAATTCAGTGCAGATGAAGGGGATGTTGTTAAATATTACCTCTCTGAAAGAACCATTCCCCATAGAATCATTAGGATGGAGGACATAGCCATTGATTATGAGACATGTAATGCTGAGGGGGACGTTCCTAAATTCTGTCCGACAGGTGCATATACCTTTGAATTTAAGGAATACTTCGAAGATCATGATATTGAAGTTGATATTGCTCTTGAAGAGGATACTCTTTATCCGGTCATTGATAAGAAACTATGTATTGGATGCGGTGCCTGTCTTGTAACTTCAATCGGCGACTTTATAACTTTAAAGAGGTATGTCGGATCTTTGATAAATACCAAAAATCTTGAAATTAATCAGGATATTTGTGTAAACTGTTATTTATGTGAAGAAAATTGCCCTACAGATGCAATCAAACTTGAAAATGGAGAAGTTGTTTTAGATGATGACAAATGTATAAGATGTATAGAATGTACCAGCTGCTGCCCTGTAGGTGCATTAAAACTTGTAAAAGAAGAGGAGGATGAATAAAATGAGAGCTAAACAATTGATGGATACAAAATTTGCATATATTCATGCTAATGATGCAGTGGAAGATGTTGCAAAGGTAATGGAAGAAATTCGTAGATTCACTTGTCCTGTTGTAGACGAAGACATGAAATTGATAGGTTGGGTAACTTCCTTTGACATTACAAGGGGACTGCGTGAAGGCATAGATAAAATTTCAGATGTCATGAGTTCCGCTGATGAGGTGGAGACAATAAACGAAAATGCACCGGCAAGATTGGCAGTAATAATGACTGCAGACAATCATTATGTCGCAGTGCCAGTTTTAAATGACAATAATCAGGTTGTCGGTATTATAAGATCATGCGATATTGTAAAGCTATTGTCAGCACTTTACGATATTAAGGTATCAAGCATATATGAAGCTATGCAAAAGCAGCTCAAGGGAGTAAGCTGGGAAGACTTAATGGAAGCTTCCGCTGCAGTTTCCAGAAGGGCTACTGGAAGAAAAATCACTCCTGAGGAATATGAAAACAACATAAACAATTCAACATTCGGTGAAGCTATTTGGGCAACTGGAGGTCTTGAAAACTTCTTCGCAGGCTTGATTTCTGTTGGTGAATTAGTTTTAGCACGTCGTGTTGGAAGAGCGAGAAAATAATTATTTTACCTTTTTAGGAAGTTTTAATGTGGTAGATGGAAAAATTTTAGAAAAGCAAAATCAATTGATTGAATTGGTATCTAACTTTTGTGATGAGGAGTTAGACGAAGGATATAAAAACGCATCCATATCTTTAATTGAAAAAATGGGTGAAATGGAAGATGTTCCTTTCAAAAGAGGAAAGCTTGAAATCTGGGCAAGCGGAATAATCAACGCTTTAGGCCAGATCAATTCCCTTTTTGACAAGGATTTAGAGTTTAATAAAACTCCTGATGACATTTGCAATTATTTCCAGACCAAAAAACCTACTGTATCTCAAAAATCAAAACTAATTAGGGACATGTTTGATTTGGATGAGGACGGAAAAGAATTTTTAATAGGTGATGATGTTGAAACAGAAAGTTCATCAGATTCAGATTCTGAAGGTTTGTTGGTTCCTGCTGACAATGAGGATGGTCTTGATGACCTTTATAAGGAAATGGTTGGAAAATCCATTAGTATAGCTGATAAGGAAGATGTTGCAGGTTTGAACGAATCAGATTATGGTGTTGGCAATTACCATAGTAATTTCAGTTCGTTGGAGGAGTATGAATTTGCAATTGATCATTTCAAGGAAATGAAAGGTGAAGATTATTTCGCTGAAAACAAGGGCAAGTTTTGGCAGCTTTTAGAAACAAGGTATTTCATGCAGAACGTAATGGATTATGCAAATTTACTTTGGCGTGTTGGTAGAAAGCAGGATGCTGTTGTTAATTTGGAATATCTTCTTGAATTAAATCCTGGGGATCATCAGGGAGTTAGGGACCTTTTAATTAACTATCTCATTAATTTGAATAGGTTGGATGAAGCTGAAAAGTTAATCAATCTTTATGATTTTGAATCTACTGCAAACTGGGACTATTCAAAATTGTTGATAGCTATTAAAAATAAGGAAGGCAAGGATGTCATTCGCGAATTGTATGATGATGCGTTTTCCAACAATCATCATGTGGTTGATTTCATCCTCTCTAAAAAGCAGTTTGGGGAATGTCCTAGAACCTATGTTCTTGGGGATGAAAACGAAGCTATTGTTTACATGTTCCTGTCCGAAAACAATTGGAAAGACAAGAAGGCTTTAAAGACTCTAAAGAAATTGTCTAAAAACAAGTTTTAGATTCATTTCTTCTATTTCGGATATTGGTTTGAATTTAAGGTTCCACCAATATTTCTTCCAATTTTAATTTTTGAAACTAATTTATCGAAAACTTTATATATGTCAATAAACTAATAGTATGTAATCGGTCGAAAGCCGATTTGATTATATGTGATATTGGTTGTGATGTAATATTTTAACCACAAAATAACAACATTTATATAATATTAAACACATATATTATAATGTAGGCGATTGCTTCCTACTGATTTTGTAGATGTCTAATTTATGCTAAAGATATTATGACCTGACGTAATAGATGATGAACAGCTTTCAAGAACAATCAACGATTTATTTTTTTTTAAACAAATGTTGTTTTTTGGCTGTTTTGGCTTTGAACTGATTTGTAATGATGTGTTAGCTTGGCTCATCGTTAAAATCAGGCGAATTGGACATGGTGAGTAAAT
This genomic interval from Methanobrevibacter sp. contains the following:
- a CDS encoding DUF6398 domain-containing protein, whose protein sequence is MVDGKILEKQNQLIELVSNFCDEELDEGYKNASISLIEKMGEMEDVPFKRGKLEIWASGIINALGQINSLFDKDLEFNKTPDDICNYFQTKKPTVSQKSKLIRDMFDLDEDGKEFLIGDDVETESSSDSDSEGLLVPADNEDGLDDLYKEMVGKSISIADKEDVAGLNESDYGVGNYHSNFSSLEEYEFAIDHFKEMKGEDYFAENKGKFWQLLETRYFMQNVMDYANLLWRVGRKQDAVVNLEYLLELNPGDHQGVRDLLINYLINLNRLDEAEKLINLYDFESTANWDYSKLLIAIKNKEGKDVIRELYDDAFSNNHHVVDFILSKKQFGECPRTYVLGDENEAIVYMFLSENNWKDKKALKTLKKLSKNKF